The Setaria viridis chromosome 9, Setaria_viridis_v4.0, whole genome shotgun sequence sequence TGCGctacggattaaaataatgaatgatatagtgttacgtgaaaatttaggaaacaaacttttgcatagagataaaggtttagaattattacaagtttagcatgtcttgaatgtcttggtactctgccagtggtttcctcaatgaatcgaacacaACAACGTGGCTTTTgtcaatcataattattaggagaatccagtggaaactgcgaacataaatattcatattagaactaactaacactaattaggtaaggaaaaggaaaacaaaaatagacggtacccatacttacttaaagttgtatggcagtagtatgtattccttgtaattttgtttctccaagaaATTATACACTACCTCCAATGTTTGCTTTGGTTGATCCGgtatctgcttttggttaacGAGCAATGGATCCATGGCGCAAGCACAATACAGTCACATTAACCATTAGAACGGTCAGAGCAAAGCCCAACCCCACGCATCCCATTTGGTCCTACTTTTTCGTGAATAATTTGGTCCtacttgaaagttgaaaccaCGTGTTTCAAAATGGTCTGTCTCGCAAACATCCGAGCATTTTAGCTTCAAACCCACGCGAGAGTTTTATGGCCATCTATCTAGTCACGATTGGACGGCATGGTTTATTTCTTCCTCATGAGATTACGATTTTGCCCCTCTAAAAAGATCGAAGGGATGCTGCAGATGGAAATTAAAATCAAGCAGATAGGCGACACTTAAGCAAGTCTTTAGCTTTTCAGATTATCTAGTGACACCCTTATTACTGGTTTGTACTTAACTAGCGAAGGTCCAGGAAGACATCACAGTAGCCAGCCATCTCAAGAGATGTATCCCCTGCTCTTGAGGCTCTCCACAGCATCCCTGATGATCTTCTCCACGGGGCTGATCTGCAGACCCAGGGCGATGAGCTTCTTCGACCCCACCTCCGCTCTCACCAGCCCAGGCTGGGTGTCCTCGGGCAACCTGCGACACAAAGCAGCAAGCAGCACAAGGCTCAAGCACACTGATGCACACACCCAGAGATTGCTCTCCCACTGTCCCACAGGCCAACATGGAATGAAAAGAAGAACGTGTGGCTTGGAATTTGGATGGTCGCGTACTTGGGCACGTTGAGGTTGGGGTAGAGCTCGGCGACTTTGGCAGCGAAGTCGCTCCAGTGAGAGATGGACTCGACGCAGATGTGCCTCCCGGACGCTGATGGGTTCTCGAAGACAAGGATATGGGCCAAGGCAACGTCTTCCACATGAACTGGTCCCATGAAGAAATCCGCGTACTCCTCGGTGCAACCTGCAGGCAGAAAGGTGTTGCTTTGCTTCAATAATGTTCCCCTGATCTCGTAAAAACGGTATTATGGATACACTACATACATGTCATTTTTGTTTCGTTTCAACAAAGTCAATGCATGATCATTGTATCAACTGAAACTGCTGATGCCTGAAGTTTGTCCGAGTAGAATATCaagtaggaaaaaaaaaggtttctcTTGCAGTcaatctctcttttttttccccaaaaaaaaagatgtacTGTAGTAAAAAGGGTTTCAGAACTGAGGTGACACCCCTGGTACTGATCATGACGGATCGTTCAGTATGctgatttaaagatgctttcagAAGGACCGACCAAGACATGATAAGTTGATAGTTCCATTCacttttaaaaattttaaaaaaggagaaaaatatcAGATGTTGTCCAACCTTAGCAAGCAATACAATTATTGAACTGCTAGGAAGCATGCTTACCTTCGAGGAGGCGGCGAAACATGGCCATGCTAGCGTTGATGGTTGGCGGAATCATCGGCCCCAGGACTGTCCCCGGGTTAACCACAACCACATCTAGCCCCTCCTCCTCTGCAAACTTCCACGCTGCCTTCTCCGCCAGTGTCTTGGAAGCAGGGTACCACACCTAGCAAAAGCAAAGGGGACCTGAGATTTAACAGTGGAATTACTGACGAAATCCAAGCTGTGCGGAAGCTGCATCCTGCAAATTCTGCAGACCATCTTCAGTGCTGAGGATGTTTACTGTGTTTTCCAAGCTGATTATATAATCAGATAATGTAAATACATCGTACATGCATGATGTACGCTACAATGCCATTGTTCCCAAAATTTAGAGTTCGTTCATCGAGGAGGATGAACCCAAGCTGGAGTTGCCCAGTAGGCGAAGGCTCACCCCGTTCTTCTCGCAGTAGTCGATGTCGGTCCAGCAGCGCTCGTCGCGGACCTCGCCGGCGGGCCACCCGGGGCTGGGCACGATGGCCGAGATAGACGAGGTCACCACCACCCGCCGCACGCTCCCGGCCTCCTTGGCGGCGCGCAGCACGTTCAGTGtcccctccaccgccggcacCATCAGCTGGTTCTGCGGCCACAAAACGGAGCGCGCCGGTTAACGGGCGGGCCGGAGCGGCGACGGGGCAACGGCGAATAGTACCCACCTGGGGGTCCTTGACGGCGTCGACGGTGCATGGGGAGGCGAGGTGGAAGACGCCCGCGCAGCCCCGCGCGGCGTCGATGAGCGCCGCGCCGTCGAGGAGGTCGCAGCGGAAGATGCTCATGcggccctcgccggcgccggcggcgagcgcgaggaggtGGTCCGTCTCCGCTTTGTCACCTGCAAGTCACCGGCAAATCACAACCTCCGCATCGCAACGAAGCCACCAGTCTTCGCGTTGCGCCATTCATGACGATTGCGAGCTTCGGAAAGCAAAGCCGGAGAGCGGCGGCGCTACTGACCGGGGTTGAGGACGCCGGCGCGGACGTTGTAGCCGCggtcgaggaggcggcggacgaGCGTCGAGCCGATGAAGCCGCTGGCACCGGTGACCAGCACCGtctcccccttcccttccccgcTCGCCATCTCCGATCCCTCCGGTGCCTCACCTGTCTCTCTCGCCGTCCTTTCTCCTCTCTAAACTGAGCTGAGGTCTCGTACTCTTAAGAGTGTGTGTGTCGAGTCGAGTGGCTACCGGACGCCCGATCTCGTGGGATGCGGTTGGTACCCACTTCGGGATCTGACAAAACAGTAACCTCTTTTGGATTTTCCACAACAGTCACAGCCCGGCACAATTCATCGGGCACTGCAGTAAAGCCTTGTCCTGTTGCAGACCTTCCGTACAGATAGGAACAGAGTAAATGGCACGGTACAGTCCACGTCTTCATTACATGGAAGCTACAAGCTTCCATGACTGCAACAGCGTACTCGTGGCTTGACCTCAACAAGGACGTGCATGCCGTTTCACCACGAAGAATAGTCCAAAATGAAAACAGAATTTTACATTATCAGAGGACATGCATCTTTCCCTGAAGAACTTGGACAACAGAGACCTCGTACACGTTCGACTCGCCCGTACAAAAACACCGCAGGTTAGTGCATCGGTCAATAGGGTTCCTTGCTCGTGGTCGCACGCAGACGAAGGCCTGCGGCACATGGTGAAAAGGCAGCAGACACTGGCTGCTAGTATGGCCTACAACTCTGTCTTGACGCTCTCAGCGCTAGCGACCCTGTATCCCTTCTGCGAGAGCAATCCTGTGAAGAAACCGGACACCTTGGAGCTGAACGTGGCGGGCTCCTCTCCTGCCACGGGCGGCTTGATCTTGCATATCATGTCATAGTCATGCTTCAGGTGCGGTTTCACTATCTTCTCCTGTACAAGCACACGATGTTAGTAAGAaaaaaacattattcaaaaGGATTGGCAGTGAAAACTTGCCTTTGCTTCATCAGTGTGGAGCATGAAAGGAGAAGCTGTGTTATTGTATTTACCTTGAACTCCTCAAATGGGCAGAAATCTTTGTTACCGCAACCCTGCATACATATAGTCCAACAGGAAAAATTAAGTACGGGAACTGTCGATGTTGTAATCAACATGCCATTTTGACTTGTGGTATTCTAAAGCTTGGCATACGCCAAACTATACTGATGCAaattgaaacaaaaaagaacacAAGTAAAGGGATATAGTAGTGTAGATTTCAGGACACCATTAGCTGACATCCATGACTGGCTTACAGTAAACCACCTCTCCCTCTACtacccccaaaaaaaaagtttcaacaTATAGGGGAGCAAAGAGAGTTTATGAATTTGGTCATACAATATATCCAGATCCCAGCAGCTGGATAGAACAAATATATTAATACATCAAAAATAC is a genomic window containing:
- the LOC117838548 gene encoding phenylacetaldehyde reductase is translated as MASGEGKGETVLVTGASGFIGSTLVRRLLDRGYNVRAGVLNPGDKAETDHLLALAAGAGEGRMSIFRCDLLDGAALIDAARGCAGVFHLASPCTVDAVKDPQNQLMVPAVEGTLNVLRAAKEAGSVRRVVVTSSISAIVPSPGWPAGEVRDERCWTDIDYCEKNGVWYPASKTLAEKAAWKFAEEEGLDVVVVNPGTVLGPMIPPTINASMAMFRRLLEGCTEEYADFFMGPVHVEDVALAHILVFENPSASGRHICVESISHWSDFAAKVAELYPNLNVPKLPEDTQPGLVRAEVGSKKLIALGLQISPVEKIIRDAVESLKSRGYIS